Proteins from a single region of Choloepus didactylus isolate mChoDid1 chromosome 10, mChoDid1.pri, whole genome shotgun sequence:
- the LOC119504988 gene encoding olfactory receptor 2S2-like yields the protein MDKANRTSPVVEFILIGLSDYPKLEKTFFVLILLMYLVILLGNGLLILVTVLDSHLHTPMYFFLGNLAFLDICFTTSSVPLLLHSHLSPRETISFSACAVQMALSFALAGTECLLLGTMAFDRYVAICNPLRYPSVMSKAAYVPMAAGSWAIGGAASVVHTSLTIRLPFCGDNVINHFTCEILAILKMACADISINVISMGVTNVIFLAAPVLFITVSYVFITATILRIPSAEGRKKAFSTCSAHLTVVIIFYGTLFFMYGKPKSKDPQGKDKLDLSDKLISLFYGVLTPMLNPIIYSLRNKDVKAAVRKLVDQKRVTQ from the coding sequence ATGGACAAAGCAAATAGGACCTCCCCTGTGGTGGAGTTCATTCTCATAGGACTTTCTGACTACCCAAAGCTGGAGAAAACGTTCTTTGTGCTCATCCTGCTGATGTACCTGGTGATCCTGCTGGGCAACGGGCTCCTCATCCTGGTGACCGTCCTTGACTCCCACctgcacacacccatgtacttcttcctgggGAACCTCGCCTTCCTGGACATCTGCTTCACAACCTCCTCTGTTCCTCTGCTCCTGCACAGCCACCTGAGCCCCCGGGAAACCATCTCTTTCTCAGCCTGTGCAGTGCAGATGGCTCTCTCCTTCGCCTTGGCAGGAACAGAGTGCCTGCTCCTGGGCACGATGGCCTTtgatcgctatgtggccatctgcaaccCCCTGAGGTACCCCAGTGTCATGAGCAAGGCTGCCTACGTGCCCATGGCTGCCGGCTCCTGGGCCATTGGGGGTGCTGCTTCTGTGGTACACACATCCTTGACGATTCGGCTGCCCTTCTGTGGGGACAATGTCATCAACCACTTCACCTGTGAGATCCTGGCCATCCTAAAAATGGCCTGTGCTGACATCTCCATCAATGTGATCAGCATGGGAGTGACCAATGTGATATTCCTGGCAGCCCCAGTCCTCTTCATCACCGTCTCCTATGTCTTCATCACTGCCACCATCCTGAGGATCCCCTCAGCTGAGGGCAGGAAaaaggccttctccacctgctctgCCCACCTCACTGTAGTCATCATCTTCTATGGcaccttatttttcatgtatGGGAAGCCGAAGTCCAAGGACCCACAGGGCAAAGACAAATTGGACCTTTCAGACAAGCTCATCTCGCTCTTCTATGGGGTGCTGACCCCCATGCTCAACCCCatcatctacagcctgaggaacaaggaCGTGAAGGCCGCTGTGAGGAAGCTGGTGGACCAGAAACGTGTCACCCAGTGA